The proteins below come from a single Poecilia reticulata strain Guanapo linkage group LG5, Guppy_female_1.0+MT, whole genome shotgun sequence genomic window:
- the wdr1 gene encoding WD repeat-containing protein 1, translating to MPFELKHVFASLPQMERGVAKVIGGDPKGNNFLYTNGKCVVIRNIENPAIADIYTEHAHQVTVAKYAPSGFYIASGDVSGKIRIWDTTQKEHMLKYEYTPISGKVKDIAWTEDSKRIAVVGDGREKFGAVFLWDSGSSVGEVSGHAKLINSVDIRQKRPYRLATASDDTCGSFFEGPPFKFKFTLRDHSQFVNCIRFSPDGSRLVTAGADGQIFVYDGTTGERVGSLGGEKAHKGGIYALSWSPDSSQLISASGDKTVKLWDVGAGTAVTTFNMGSDVSDQQLGCLWQKDHLLSISLSGYINYLDKNNPDRPIRTIKGHTKSIQCLTVHKGDGRSYIYSGSHDGHINYWDAETGENDSFSGKGHSNQVSKMQADEANDLVTCSMDDTLRYTSLSKKEYSASDVVKMDSQPKSVSVSGGFTLAVCIGQLVLLKDKKKVFTLDNLGYEAEVGVIHPGGTTAAVGGNDGKVHLYSIQGNTLKDEGKTLENKGSITDMAYSSDGAYLAVIDDKKVATAYSVADGYSVKNEFYGHHAKPVSLAWSPDNEHFATGGMDMMVYIWTVGDADTRIKLPDAHRLHHVSSLAWIDAHTLVTTSHDATVKQWTIKY from the exons ATGCCATTTGAACTGA agcaTGTTTTTGCCAGCCTCCCCCAGATGGAGAGGGGAGTTGCGAAAGTAATTGGTGGCGATCCCAAAGGAAACAACTTCCTCTACACCAACGGCAAGTGTGTCGTCATACGAAACATCGAG aaTCCAGCAATTGCGGACATTTACACTGAGCATGCTCATCAAGTTACTGTCGCCAAGTACGCCCCCAGTGGCTTCTACATTGCATCTGGAG ATGTATCAGGGAAGATCCGTATCTGGGACACCACCCAGAAGGAACACATGCTCAAGTACGAGTACACCCCCATTTCAGGGAAAGTCAAGGACATTGCCTGGACAGAGGACAGCAAGAGGATTGCGGTTGTAGGCGACGGACGAGAGAA GTTTGGTGCAGTGTTCTTGTGGGATTCAGGCTCGTCAGTGGGAGAGGTTTCTGGCCATGCAAAATTAATCAACAGTGTAGACATAAGACAGAAACGCCCCTACCGCCTTGCCACTGCCAGCGACGACACCTGCGGCTCTTTCTTTGAGGGACCTCCCTTCAAGTTTAAATTCACGCTAAGG GACCACAGCCAGTTCGTCAACTGCATTCGTTTCTCTCCAGATGGAAGTCGATTAGTCACAGCTGGAGCTGATGGTCAG ATATTCGTCTACGATGGAACAACTGGTGAACGCGTCGGCTCACTGGGTGGAGAAAAAGCGCACAAAGGAGGAATCTACGCT CTCAGCTGGAGCCCTGACAGCTCCCAGCTGATCTCTGCCTCGGGGGATAAGACCGTGAAGCTCTGGGATGTTGGCGCAGGAACGGCCGTCACCACCTTCAATATGGGCTCCGACGTGAGCGACCAGCAGCTGGGCTGCTTGTGGCAGAAGGACCACCTCCTCAGCATCTCTCTGTCGGGATACATCAACTACCTGGACAAGAACAACCCTGACCGGCCCATTCGCACCATCAAG GGTCACACAAAGTCCATCCAGTGTCTGACGGTTCATAAAGGCGACGGTCGATCATACATCTACTCTGGGAGTCATGATGGACACATCA ATTACTGGGATGCAGAAACTGGTGAGAATGACAGTTTCTCAGGTAAAGGCCACAGTAACCAGGTGAGCAAGATGCAGGCGGATGAAGCCAATGACCTGGTGACGTGCAGCATGGATGATACGCTCCGTTACACAAGCCTCAGCAAGAAAGAGTACAG TGCCTCTGATGTGGTGAAGATGGACTCCCAGCCTAAGAGTGTCTCCGTATCAGGAGGGTTCACTCTGGCTGTGTGCATCGGTCAG CTGGTCTTGCTGAAGGACAAGAAGAAAGTCTTCACATTGGACAATCTTGGCTACGAAGCAGAGGTCGGGGTCATCCATCCTGGTGGCACCACTGCTGCGGTTGGTGGAAAC GATGGAAAAGTCCACCTCTACTCGATTCAAGGCAACACGCTGAAGGACGAGGGTAAAACTCTCGAGAATAAAGGGTCCATAACTGACATGGCCTACTCCAGTGATGGAGCCTACTTGGCTGTCATCGATGATAAGAAGGTCGCTACGGCCTACTCTGTGGCAGACGGCTACTCG gtaaaaaatgagttttatgGGCATCATGCCAAACCAGTGAGTCTGGCCTGGTCACCTGACAATGAGCACTTTGCAACCGGTGGGATGGACATGATGGTTTACATCTGGACCGTTGGTGATGCAGACACAAGGATCAAACTTCCCG ATGCTCACCGTTTGCACCATGTCAGCAGCCTGGCCTGGATCGACGCTCACACTCTAGTCACCACCTCCCACGATGCCACTGTCAAGCAGTGGACAATTAAATACTGA
- the idh3b gene encoding isocitrate dehydrogenase [NAD] subunit beta, mitochondrial isoform X2 has product MAAALRGTVVALAKGLGGARLHQLVSRPLSVSANLCGPETSPARADSTFKVTMIPGDGVGPELMTAVKDVFKAGDIPIEFDEFFVSEVQNRASDEKLEKLLDSMKSNKVAIKGKIHSPMENKGELASFEMKLRRTLDLFANVVHVNSLPGYSTRHNNLDLVIIREQTEGEYSSLEHESVPGVIECLKIITREKSRRIAKFAFDYATKTGRSKVTAVHKANIMKLGDGLFLQSCAEVAELYPKIKYENIIIDNCCMQLVQNPYQFDVLVMPNLYGNIIDNLAAGLVGGAGVVPGESYSAEYAVFETGARHPFAQAVGRNIANPTAMLLSAANMLKHLNLEYHSQMVSEAVKKVIKQGKVRTEDLGGYATCDEFTRAVIANLPVSAL; this is encoded by the exons ATGGCGGCCGCCTTGAGAGGAACGGTAGTAGCATTGGCCAAG GGCCTGGGAGGCGCCCGCTTACATCAGCTGGTCTCTAGACCTCTAAGTGTTTCTGCAAATCTTTGTGGACCCGAAACCTCACCAGCCCGTGCTGATAGTACCTTCAAAGTCACTATGATTCCAGGTGACGGAGTGGGACCTGAGCTGATGACTGCAGTCAAGGACGTCTTTAAG GCAGGTGACATCCCTATTGAATTCGATGAGTTCTTTGTGAGTGAAGTGCAGAACAGGGCATCTGACGAAAAATTGGAGAAATTATTGGACTCGATGAAAAGCAACAAAGTGGCTATTAAAG GAAAGATTCACTCCCCAATGGAGAACAAAGGGGAGTTGGCGTCTTTTGAAATGAAACTAAG GCGCACACTGGACCTGTTTGCTAACGTGGTCCATGTGAACAGCCTGCCCGGCTACAGCACTCGCCATAACAACCTGGACCTCGTCATCATTCGTGAGCAGACCGAGGGGGAGTACAGCTCCCTGGAGCACGAG AGTGTGCCCGGCGTGATCGAATGTTTGAAGATTATCACTAGAGAGAAGTCACGACGCATCGCCAAGTTTGCCTTTGACTACGCCACTAAGACGGGTCGAAGCAAGGTCACAGCAGTTCACAAAGCAAACATCAT GAAACTAGGCGATGGGCTGTTTCTGCAGAGTTGTGCAGAGGTGGCGGAACTGTACCCCAAAATCAAATATGAGAACATAATCATTGATAACTGTTGCATGCAG CTGGTTCAAAACCCCTACCAGTTTGACGTACTGGTCATGCCTAACCTTTACGGAAATATCATTGATAACCTGGCAGCAGGACTGGTTGGGGGAGCCGGAGTCGTTCCAGGGGAAAGTTACAGTGCAGAATATGCTGTTTTTGAAACT ggAGCTCGCCACCCCTTTGCGCAAGCAGTGGGCAGGAACATCGCCAACCCTACAGCAATGCTCCTCAGTGCTGCTAACATGCTGAAGCACCTCAA TCTGGAGTACCACTCCCAAATGGTGTCAGAAGCTGTCAAGAAAGTCATCAAACAGGgaaag GTGCGCACCGAAGACCTGGGGGGCTACGCGACATGCGATGAATTCACCCGGGCTGTCATTGCTAACCTGCCAGTCTCAGCTTTGTAA
- the idh3b gene encoding isocitrate dehydrogenase [NAD] subunit beta, mitochondrial isoform X1 — MAAALRGTVVALAKGLGGARLHQLVSRPLSVSANLCGPETSPARADSTFKVTMIPGDGVGPELMTAVKDVFKAGDIPIEFDEFFVSEVQNRASDEKLEKLLDSMKSNKVAIKGKIHSPMENKGELASFEMKLRRTLDLFANVVHVNSLPGYSTRHNNLDLVIIREQTEGEYSSLEHESVPGVIECLKIITREKSRRIAKFAFDYATKTGRSKVTAVHKANIMKLGDGLFLQSCAEVAELYPKIKYENIIIDNCCMQLVQNPYQFDVLVMPNLYGNIIDNLAAGLVGGAGVVPGESYSAEYAVFETGARHPFAQAVGRNIANPTAMLLSAANMLKHLNLEYHSQMVSEAVKKVIKQGKVRTRDLGGYSTTGDFVQAVVENLRHRPTE; from the exons ATGGCGGCCGCCTTGAGAGGAACGGTAGTAGCATTGGCCAAG GGCCTGGGAGGCGCCCGCTTACATCAGCTGGTCTCTAGACCTCTAAGTGTTTCTGCAAATCTTTGTGGACCCGAAACCTCACCAGCCCGTGCTGATAGTACCTTCAAAGTCACTATGATTCCAGGTGACGGAGTGGGACCTGAGCTGATGACTGCAGTCAAGGACGTCTTTAAG GCAGGTGACATCCCTATTGAATTCGATGAGTTCTTTGTGAGTGAAGTGCAGAACAGGGCATCTGACGAAAAATTGGAGAAATTATTGGACTCGATGAAAAGCAACAAAGTGGCTATTAAAG GAAAGATTCACTCCCCAATGGAGAACAAAGGGGAGTTGGCGTCTTTTGAAATGAAACTAAG GCGCACACTGGACCTGTTTGCTAACGTGGTCCATGTGAACAGCCTGCCCGGCTACAGCACTCGCCATAACAACCTGGACCTCGTCATCATTCGTGAGCAGACCGAGGGGGAGTACAGCTCCCTGGAGCACGAG AGTGTGCCCGGCGTGATCGAATGTTTGAAGATTATCACTAGAGAGAAGTCACGACGCATCGCCAAGTTTGCCTTTGACTACGCCACTAAGACGGGTCGAAGCAAGGTCACAGCAGTTCACAAAGCAAACATCAT GAAACTAGGCGATGGGCTGTTTCTGCAGAGTTGTGCAGAGGTGGCGGAACTGTACCCCAAAATCAAATATGAGAACATAATCATTGATAACTGTTGCATGCAG CTGGTTCAAAACCCCTACCAGTTTGACGTACTGGTCATGCCTAACCTTTACGGAAATATCATTGATAACCTGGCAGCAGGACTGGTTGGGGGAGCCGGAGTCGTTCCAGGGGAAAGTTACAGTGCAGAATATGCTGTTTTTGAAACT ggAGCTCGCCACCCCTTTGCGCAAGCAGTGGGCAGGAACATCGCCAACCCTACAGCAATGCTCCTCAGTGCTGCTAACATGCTGAAGCACCTCAA TCTGGAGTACCACTCCCAAATGGTGTCAGAAGCTGTCAAGAAAGTCATCAAACAGGgaaag GTTCGAACACGAGACCTCGGCGGGTACTCTACCACTGGCGACTTTGTGCAAGCAGTAGTGGAGAACCTGCGACACCGACCCACCGAATAA